A section of the Candidatus Moraniibacteriota bacterium genome encodes:
- a CDS encoding bifunctional phosphoglucose/phosphomannose isomerase, producing the protein MTHPLDTSNLRQMILDGPDQLRAGFEIAKDIRVEGKFRSIEISGMGGSALPGNLFRVYLSDLARRKKEITPRLSIFQNRFYTLPHEAYDECLNFFCSYSGNTEETISSFEEALAHGLPCIALSGGGKIEAMAQQYGVPHVKLPVPSENFQPRMGTGYFFGAMFQILVNQGLVPDMTSELLDEAAAVKRALGSIEEQGKALALKMAGKTPVIYTSTRYKSVAMIWKIKLNENAKTPAFWNFFPELNHNEMVGWTLPQGQFYVLMLRDVDDHPANLKRFAVTADLLRKQGVEVEVLDMDGETVYTKMFQSIALGDFTSYYLALGYGQDPTPVEMVEKLKGLLVD; encoded by the coding sequence ATGACACACCCTCTGGATACGAGCAATCTCCGACAGATGATCCTTGATGGCCCTGACCAGCTCCGGGCCGGTTTTGAGATCGCGAAAGACATCCGAGTCGAGGGGAAGTTTCGGTCGATTGAGATTTCTGGTATGGGAGGCTCGGCCTTGCCGGGCAATCTTTTCCGTGTCTACCTCAGCGACCTCGCCCGTCGAAAAAAGGAAATAACCCCCCGGCTCTCTATTTTTCAAAATCGCTTTTATACACTTCCTCATGAGGCCTATGATGAGTGTCTGAATTTCTTCTGTTCTTATTCGGGGAATACCGAGGAAACCATCAGTTCTTTCGAGGAGGCTTTGGCACATGGACTACCCTGCATCGCTCTCTCGGGTGGCGGGAAGATTGAAGCCATGGCTCAGCAGTATGGAGTACCGCATGTGAAGCTCCCTGTTCCGTCAGAAAACTTTCAGCCACGGATGGGGACGGGGTACTTCTTTGGTGCGATGTTCCAAATCCTCGTCAATCAGGGGCTGGTGCCGGATATGACGAGTGAGCTCTTGGACGAAGCAGCCGCGGTCAAGCGGGCACTGGGATCGATCGAAGAACAGGGGAAAGCCTTGGCCTTGAAAATGGCGGGAAAAACGCCGGTCATCTACACTTCGACGAGGTATAAGTCGGTGGCCATGATCTGGAAGATCAAGCTGAATGAGAATGCAAAAACACCCGCCTTCTGGAATTTCTTTCCTGAGTTGAATCACAACGAAATGGTGGGCTGGACTCTGCCGCAGGGTCAGTTCTACGTCCTCATGCTGCGCGACGTGGATGATCACCCGGCGAACCTGAAGCGCTTCGCGGTTACCGCCGACTTGCTCCGGAAGCAGGGGGTCGAAGTTGAAGTCCTTGACATGGATGGGGAAACCGTCTATACTAAGATGTTTCAGAGTATCGCGTTGGGCGACTTTACTTCGTACTATCTTGCCCTTGGATATGGCCAGGACCCCACTCCGGTGGAAATGGTCGAGAAGCTCAAGGGACTCTTGGTAGACTGA
- the secG gene encoding preprotein translocase subunit SecG, with protein MRASLIAQAVVAILLTVSILLQNRGSGLGSAFGSDFGGYYTKRGFERFLVYATIGLAVAFFVLAMINVRLSTVSSTGL; from the coding sequence ATGAGAGCATCACTCATCGCTCAGGCTGTGGTTGCTATTCTTCTTACGGTATCAATTCTTCTCCAGAACCGCGGTTCGGGACTGGGGAGTGCCTTCGGGAGTGATTTCGGTGGTTATTACACCAAACGTGGTTTTGAGCGTTTTCTGGTCTATGCGACCATCGGCTTGGCGGTAGCGTTTTTCGTCCTGGCCATGATCAATGTCCGTCTCTCAACGGTTTCTTCTACTGGCCTCTAA
- a CDS encoding mannose-1-phosphate guanylyltransferase, with protein MYSVILCGGSGTRLWPLSRKNHPKQFLKLYSEHSLLQETYLRMRKLMPMERICFVTNQDGFSNVLEQIHEIDATFEASQVIIEPKSLNTAPAMACAVKYLQSEKGIGMDEKVLFLPSDHYIGNVESYLATLKTAFDSVGESVGTIGIRALTPETGYGYIKIGVPEDSHFHVVQFCEKPDKAVAMEYVQSGEYVWNSGMYLMSIETFIREVQQHAPEIAAGMTGTWGSFVEGFDNLPSISFDYAVSEKSSSVIAFEGDFGWSDIGSFDSLAEISGGTRAETRHIGIDSDNVFVHSASDRLVATIGVDNLAIIETPDSILVCRRGRTEEVRKIVETLKTSGAREIEYTHDEDKCC; from the coding sequence ATGTACAGTGTTATCCTCTGTGGCGGATCCGGTACTCGGCTCTGGCCGCTTTCCCGGAAGAATCATCCGAAACAATTCCTGAAACTCTATAGTGAGCATTCGCTGCTCCAAGAGACTTATCTCCGCATGCGCAAGCTCATGCCGATGGAGCGGATTTGCTTTGTGACCAATCAGGACGGCTTCTCCAACGTGTTGGAACAGATCCATGAGATCGATGCAACCTTCGAGGCAAGTCAGGTTATCATCGAACCGAAGAGTTTGAATACTGCTCCGGCGATGGCCTGTGCGGTTAAATACCTCCAGTCTGAGAAAGGTATTGGGATGGACGAGAAGGTGCTGTTTCTCCCATCTGACCACTATATTGGAAATGTCGAGAGCTATCTCGCGACTCTCAAAACGGCCTTTGATAGCGTCGGGGAGAGCGTCGGGACGATTGGCATTCGAGCACTCACCCCCGAGACTGGGTATGGCTACATCAAGATTGGAGTGCCGGAGGATAGTCACTTCCACGTCGTTCAGTTCTGTGAGAAGCCCGACAAGGCGGTCGCCATGGAGTATGTGCAATCGGGTGAATATGTTTGGAATTCGGGGATGTACCTCATGAGTATCGAGACCTTCATCCGGGAGGTACAACAGCATGCTCCGGAAATCGCGGCTGGCATGACAGGGACGTGGGGCTCATTCGTCGAAGGCTTCGATAATTTGCCCTCCATCTCGTTCGATTATGCAGTTTCGGAAAAATCATCCTCGGTCATCGCCTTTGAAGGTGATTTCGGGTGGAGTGATATCGGATCATTTGACTCCTTGGCAGAGATCTCGGGCGGGACACGCGCTGAAACCCGACATATCGGTATTGATTCGGACAATGTCTTTGTCCATAGTGCGAGCGATCGACTCGTCGCGACTATCGGTGTCGACAATCTGGCTATCATCGAGACTCCGGACAGCATCCTCGTCTGCCGTCGTGGACGGACAGAAGAGGTGCGGAAAATCGTCGAGACACTCAAGACGAGTGGCGCCCGCGAGATCGAATACACGCATGATGAGGACAAGTGTTGTTAG